One stretch of Marinobacterium iners DNA includes these proteins:
- a CDS encoding aspartate-semialdehyde dehydrogenase: protein MIHTLALNDRLLSAVRADSFAGYDPFDSLNSRMLQATPFKRSEFVRLAWLQLGKRSPINLRPLLGVPKKRNPKGVGLFIAGLLQDYHRTGDTRYLGEARELADWLLTQRSDPDEWQHSCWGYHFDWQARAFYVPAGKPNIITTVYVARALFELGELIGDSRLVDVALDAARFISCHLFTQVDGRSFYAYIPGETAFVHNASLWGAAWCGFAGVRLGDQALVEQALSVAQQSVNEQREDGAWVYGARHHHQFIDGFHTGYNLEALCMLRDATQTDRFDNAIQRGYRYYVDNFFESDGTAKYYNTNRYPIDMHSFAQAVFTLLKVGGGVADRQLCDKVVQRAIELMYQPKKGQFIYQKTRWVTNRINYTRWTQAWAYYALAFYNRHTADGNKSASTTANKVCAE from the coding sequence ATGATCCATACACTTGCGCTGAATGACCGCCTGCTGTCCGCTGTACGGGCAGACAGCTTTGCCGGTTATGACCCGTTTGATTCCCTCAATAGCCGAATGCTGCAGGCAACTCCGTTCAAGCGCAGTGAGTTTGTCCGTCTTGCCTGGCTGCAGTTGGGTAAACGCTCGCCCATCAACCTGCGACCGCTGTTGGGCGTGCCCAAAAAGCGTAACCCCAAAGGTGTGGGCCTGTTTATTGCGGGCCTGCTGCAGGATTACCACCGCACAGGTGATACACGCTACCTTGGCGAAGCGCGGGAATTGGCTGATTGGTTGTTGACGCAGCGAAGTGACCCTGATGAATGGCAGCACAGCTGTTGGGGCTATCACTTTGACTGGCAAGCCAGGGCGTTTTATGTGCCTGCGGGTAAGCCGAACATTATCACCACGGTCTATGTGGCGCGCGCACTGTTCGAGCTGGGCGAGCTGATAGGTGATAGCAGGCTGGTTGATGTCGCTTTGGATGCGGCGCGTTTTATCTCATGCCACTTGTTCACCCAAGTGGATGGACGCAGTTTTTATGCCTACATCCCCGGTGAAACCGCCTTTGTGCATAACGCCAGTCTTTGGGGAGCGGCCTGGTGTGGGTTTGCCGGCGTGCGTTTGGGAGATCAGGCATTGGTCGAACAGGCATTGAGCGTTGCGCAGCAGTCGGTCAATGAACAGCGCGAGGATGGTGCCTGGGTGTACGGTGCACGGCACCATCATCAGTTTATCGACGGCTTTCATACCGGCTACAACCTGGAAGCCTTGTGTATGCTGCGTGACGCTACCCAGACCGATCGGTTTGATAACGCCATTCAGCGCGGTTATCGCTACTACGTTGACAACTTTTTTGAGTCCGATGGAACGGCAAAGTACTACAACACCAACCGTTACCCCATTGATATGCACAGCTTCGCCCAAGCGGTATTTACTCTGCTTAAAGTGGGCGGTGGTGTTGCAGATCGTCAGCTTTGTGACAAGGTTGTGCAGCGTGCGATTGAGCTGATGTACCAGCCGAAAAAAGGGCAGTTCATCTATCAGAAGACGCGTTGGGTAACTAACCGAATCAACTACACACGTTGGACCCAAGCCTGGGCGTATTATGCGTTGGCGTTTTATAACCGGCATACAGCCGATGGTAATAAGTCTGCATCGACAACGGCCAATAAGGTGTGTGCTGAATGA